From Anopheles arabiensis isolate DONGOLA chromosome 3, AaraD3, whole genome shotgun sequence, a single genomic window includes:
- the LOC120903461 gene encoding FK506-binding protein 59 isoform X1 yields MEEYHDLSGDGGVQKRILQEGTGDERPSKGCSVSLHYTGTLDADGKKFDSSRDRNEPFQFTLGTGSVIKAFDMGVASMRLGERCILRCAPEYAYGSSGSPPNIPPNATLNFELEILGWKGEDLSPKSDGGIQRFIVQSGSSKKRPTAGGLVKVHLVGRHEGRVFEERDVEFCLDEGKEVGVVAGVELALEKFHKEETARLLLKPQYAFGAQGNSELGVPPNATVEYTVTLTDFEALVERSMMSQDEMLAQAKLLREKGTKYLKEEKHELALKLYNRALSYLYDQSKEGEAAKLAIYLNKILCLQKLNSHDEAKVACVEALKMDSKNVKALYRRGMSNLALGDLDRALQDFSAVLEIEPENKAALNQVTICKHKIKAYNDQQKKVFANMFTKFAQSDSKKAQEEQSRQPDVMKQKFGEWGADEREHEPTRFEQENPDVIMLNDLHKQFRNM; encoded by the exons ATGGAGGAATACCACGATCTGTCCGGCGACGGGGGCGTCCAGAAGCGCATCCTGCAGGAAGGGACCGGCGACGAGCGCCCGTCGAAGGGCTGCTCCGTCTCGCTGCACTACACCGGCACACTCGACGCGGACGGCAAGAAGTTCGACTCGAGCCGGGACCGGAACGAGCCGTTCCAGTTCACCCTCGGGACCGGCTCGGTCATCAAAGCGTTCGACATGGGCGTCGCGTCGATGCGGCTGGGCGAGCGGTGCATCCTGCGGTGTGCGCCCGAGTACGCGTACGGCAGCTCCGGCAGCCCGCCGAACATTCCGCCGAACGCGACGCTCAACTTCGAGCTGGAAATACTGGGCTGGAAGGGCGAGGACCTTAGCCCCAAGTCGGACGGCGGCATACAGCGGTTCATCGTGCAGTCGGGCAGCAGCAAGAAGCGCCCAACGGCGGGCGGCCTGGTGAAGGTGCACCTGGTCGGCCGGCACGAGGGCCGCGTGTTCGAGGAGCGGGACGTGGAGTTCTGTCTGGACGAGGGCAAGGAGGTGGGCGTGGTGGCGGGCGTCGAGCTGGCGCTGGAGAAGTTCCACAAGGAGGAGACggcccggctgctgctgaagccCCAGTACGCGTTCGGCGCGCAGGGCAACAGCGAGCTGGGCGTACCGCCGAACGCGACCGTCGAGTACACGGTGACGCTGACCGACTTCGAGGCGCTGGTCGAGCGGTCGATGATGTCGCAGGACGAAATGCTGGCCCAGGCCAAGCTGCTGCGCGAGAAGGGCACCAAGTACCTGAAGGAGGAGAAGCACGAGCTCGCCCTGAAGCTGTACAACCGGGCGCTCTCCTACCTGTACGACCAGTCGAAGGAAGGGGAAGCGGCCAAGCTGGCCATCTATCTCAACAAAATTCTGTGCCTCCAGAAGTTAAACTCGCACGACGAAGCGAAAGTTGCG TGCGTCGAAGCCCTCAAGATGGACAGCAAAAACGTGAAGGCGCTGTACAGGCGGGGAATGTCCAATCTGGCACTGGGCGACTTAGACCGAGCGCTGCAAGATTTCTCCGCT GTGTTGGAAATTGAACCGGAAAACAAGGCGGCCCTGAACCAGGTGACCATTTGCAAGCACAAGATCAAGGCCTACAACGATCAGCAGAAGAAGGTGTTTGCCAACATGTTTACAAAGTTTGCGCAGAGTGACTCCAAG AAAGCGCAGGAAGAGCAGAGCCGCCAGCCGGACGTGATGAAGCAAAAGTTTGGCGAGTGGGGCGCGGACGAGCGCGAACACGAGCCGACCCGGTTCGAGCAGGAAAATCCGGACGTCATCATGCTGAACGATCTGCACAAGCAGTTCCGCAACATGTGA
- the LOC120903462 gene encoding zinc finger protein 84-like: MSTPCAAGAKVECSVCTKVVSSRRASNLQGAFTSDHSVVQALAQLAGIELPSHSALEQAWICGKVCYRQLSAAIALQGLVRKMFERFEQLQDGEQEVSSAQERMSSPGRRGTMPTDAALQNDELEHIQRSGHKCCGCDFTGRTVEELYEHIAAAHGRENVSPIVMFVCALCQEAFEDYDGLRNHQQWFENSKLFVCHLCSCGFITKASFEDHMSGCTERRSLIAKSNVHADSSLNNMMTTAGVKKRSKKRSKKRRDQTKLSTGYACCNATFAEEKDLLDLVQERHAARLAIHYRKRTSDQSVSFRNRKTLRQHRHNRQSVKRQNSCRHCGRRDNIPGRDLCANPSRQFLCEVCGKCFGKQSQLRLHAVSHRAYRLYGCDHCAARFHFAFRLKKHLQSVHASEYRYECPHCGRKMADKARYDLHLRKHMDLTS; the protein is encoded by the exons ATGTCGACGCCATGTGCCGCCGGTGCAAAAGTCGAGTGTAGTGTTTGCACCAAAGTTGTGAGCTCTCGTAGAGCGAGCAATTTGCAGGGCGCTTTCACCAGCGATCACTCCGTTGTGCAAGCATTGGCACAGTTGGCGGGGATAGAG CTCCCATCACACTCTGCGCTGGAACAAGCGTGGATCTGCGGGAAGGTTTGCTATCGCCAGTTAAGCGCAGCGATTGCACTCCAAGGGCTGGTGAGAAAAATGTTTGAGCGCTTCGAACAACTGCAGGACGGCGAGCAGGAAGTTTCGTCCGCACAGGAACGAATGAGTTCGCCCGGAAGACGTGGCACGATGCCTACGGATGCAGCGCTGCAGAATGATGAGCTTGAGCACATACAGCGAAGCGGTCATAAGTGCTGCGGGTGTGACTTTACCGGCCGCACTGTGGAAGAACTTTACGAGCATATTGCCGCTGCCCATGGTCGGGAAAATGTTTCCCCCATTGTAATGTTCGTTTGTGCGCTGTGCCAAGAGGCGTTTGAAGATTATGATGGCTTACGAAACCATCAGCAGTGGTTTGAAAATTCTAAACTATTCGTTTGCCATCTTTGTTCGTGCGGATTCATAACGAAGGCAAGTTTTGAGGATCACATGAGTGGATGCACCGAGCGGAGAAGTTTGATTGCTAAAAGCAATGTTCATGCAGATTCATCT TTAAACAATATGATGACTACCGCAGGTGTCAAGAAACGATCGAAGAAACGATCGAAGAAACGACGTGATCAAACCAAACTTTCCACCGGATACGCTTGCTGCAATGCAACGTTCGCCGAGGAGAAAGATCTACTCGATCTCGTGCAGGAACGGCATGCCGCCCGTCTTGCGATTCACTACCGGAAGCGCACATCCGACCAGTCCGTAAGCTTCCGGAATCGAAAAACCCTCCGCCAGCATCGGCACAATAGGCAATCAGTGAAGCGGCAAAACAGTTGCCGCCACTGTGGCAGACGAGACAACATTCCTGGGCGAGATCTGTGTGCCAACCCATCCCGGCAGTTTTTGTGCGAGGTGTGCGGGAAGTGCTTCGGAAAGCAATCGCAGCTCCGGCTGCATGCTGTTTCGCACCGAGCGTATCGTCTGTACGGATGTGACCATTGTGCGGCTCGGTTTCATTTCGCTTTCCGACTGAAGAAGCATCTGCAGTCGGTGCACGCGTCCGAGTACCGGTACGAGTGTCCGCATTGTGGACGGAAGATGGCGGACAAGGCGCGGTACGATTTGCACCTGCGGAAGCACATGGACCTGACGTCGTAG
- the LOC120903455 gene encoding zinc finger protein 420-like: protein MPPKHCRICYKPDNDDLISVRLKQDDVSIEEMILSLTGISVTCDRRLPQNICLDCLDRLKVAYELRQQCIRTNDWLCEELLGSKADVKVECKAETADAPHSKEPPEVDNGDEEMVQTPIAIEVPDLLAEENGHVSSIEREQSDHSDDECNASQDNIDGQTESESVECPEMMEELAEEASSLQQLEIEIDTGENECDTKEVYLLPESSSSEEELTIEMIPSEESTVDVEMDLDDGTTEEQYDEEWEQQTTENSPQQAQTTNLQRAMCRISEPNLHTLSVEQGYSIVELRHHRCCCCMDFFPSEEELSVHLQIRESSADAKSQPDPTARYVCEYCGKQFKLWLVYISHKRLREQRQFYQCQLCHVLLDSATRMISHMLMSEQHANYFKLPRESIADRYTSIALPGERCCCCKKYFDRSETRLEHVQLAHRSSAHDAASNLPYGCDECGRRFRSKERLNDHLQYTVDVRQHYCKQCDFQTYNPRRMELHLYSGIHREVGLPAAIELKPLQNSLKKGCRLQYCCFKGCGKPFPHPEALQQHIQAEHRQTLANQKAEAGRISKVINPEHCHECTNCGVIFKSASALHAHRTTALQSNRQAYVCSVCGVRKRTRTDLAAHERAAHTGERPFACEHCDKTFASKKTLASHRLCHTPGQYACELCGGKFNRKEHLTRHKLLKHGTATIPCEVCGKMFKTRATLTNHMVSHTGEKRFQCRMEGCDKRYGTVGDRRRHEMSVHTQERPHPCAYCDATFVRKRQLTIHERRHRGERPFVCPDCGKDFIDGYPLRVHQRGGCKDKL from the exons ATGCCTCCCAAGCACTGTCGAATATGTTACAAACCGGACAACGACGATCTGATCTCGGTGCGGCTAAAGCAGGACGATGTTTCCATCGAGGAGATGATTCTGTCCCTCACCGGCATCTCCGTGACGTGCGATCGGCGTTTGCCGCAAAACATTTGCCTCGATTGCTTGGATCGGTTGAAGGTGGCGTACGAGCTTCGGCAGCAGTGCATCCGGACGAACGATTGGCTGTGCGAGGAGCTGTTAGG ATCCAAAGCGGATGTTAAGGTTGAATGTAAAGCAGAAACGGCAGATGCACCTCACTCCAAAGAACCGCCAGAAGTGGATAATGGAGATGAAGAAATGGTACAGACACCGATCGCCATTGAAGTCCCCGATTTACTTGCAGAAGAAAATGGACACGTATCGAGTATTGAACGCGAGCAGTCAGACCATAGCGATGACGAGTGTAACGCTTCTCAAGATAATATCGATGGACAAACGGAAAGCGAATCTGTAGAATGTCCCGAAATGATGGAAGAACTTGCAGAAGAAGCATCTTCTCTCCAGCAGCTTGAGATAGAGATTGATACCGGAGAAAACGAATGCGATACAAAAGAGGTCTACCTACTGCCCGAATCAAGCTCCAGCGAGGAAGAACTGACGATAGAAATGATTCCAAGCGAAGAATCGACCGTTGACGTCGAGATGGATTTAGATGATGGTACTACCGAAGAGCAGTACGATGAGGAGTGGGAGCAACAAACGACCGAAAACTCGCCCCAGCAAGCACAAACAACGAATCTACAGCGAGCAATGTGTCGTATTTCGGAGCCCAATTTACACACACTCTCAGTGGAACAGGGATACTCCATCGTGGAATTGCGCCAtcaccgttgctgctgctgtatggATTTTTTCCCCTCCGAGGAAGAGCTCAGCGTGCATTTGCAGATACGAGAAAGTAGCGCGGATGCGAAGAGTCAACCCGACCCTACCGCCCGGTACGTTTGTGAGTACTGTGGCAAACAGTTTAAGCTATGGCTGGTCTACATCTCCCACAAGCGTTTGCGAGAGCAGCGCCAGTTTTACCAATGCCAACTGTGTCACGTGCTGCTTGACTCCGCCACGCGCATGATATCGCACATGCTTATGTCGGAACAGCACGCGAACTATTTCAAATTACCGCGGGAAAGTATCGCCGATCGGTACACATCGATCGCACTGCCCGGGgaacgttgctgctgctgcaagaaGTATTTCGATCGGAGCGAAACACGGCTCGAGCACGTGCAGCTTGCGCATCGCTCAAGTGCGCACGATGCGGCGAGCAATCTACCCTACGGTTGCGATGAGTGTGGTCGAAGATTTAGGAGTAAGGAGCGGCTGAACGACCATCTCCAGTACACGGTGGACGTTAGGCAGCACTACTGCAAGCAGTGCGACTTTCAAACGTACAACCCGAGACGCATGGAGCTGCACCTGTACAGTGGCATTCATCGGGAAGTGGGGCTGCCGGCGGCTATCGAGCTGAAGCCTCTCCAAAACAGCTTGAAGAAGGGATGCCGGTTACAGTACTGTTGCTTCAAGGGCTGTGGCAAACCATTCCCCCACCCGGAAGCGTTGCAGCAACACATCCAAGCGGAACATCGGCAAACGTTAGCGAACCAGAAGGCTGAAGCGGGCCGCATTAGCAAGGTGATAAATCCGGAACATTGTCACGAATGCACCAATTGCGGTGTAATATTTAAAAGTGCGTCCGCGTTGCACGCCCACCGAACTACCGCACTGCAAAGCAATCGACAAGCGTACGTCTGCTCCGTGTGTGGTGTGCGCAAGCGAACTCGCACCGATCTGGCCGCGCACGAGCGGGCGGCACACACCGGCGAACGACCCTTCGCGTGCGAACACTGCGACAAAACGTTTGCGTCGAAGAAAACGCTCGCCTCGCACCGGCTCTGCCACACGCCCGGACAGTACGCGTGCGAGCTGTGCGGGGGGAAGTTCAACCGTAAGGAGCATCTGACCCGCCACAAGCTGCTGAAGCACGGGACGGCCACCATTCCGTGCGAGGTGTGCgggaaaatgtttaaaacccGCGCCACGCTCACCAACCACATGGTGTCGCATACGGGCGAGAAGCGGTTCCAGTGCCGGATGGAGGGGTGCGACAAGCGGTACGGGACGGTGGGCGATCGGCGCCGGCACGAGATGTCGGTCCACACGCAGGAACGGCCCCATCCGTGCGCGTACTGCGACGCAACGTTCGTGCGGAAGCGCCAACTGACGATACACGAGCGGCGGCACAGGGGCGAGAGGCCGTTCGTGTGTCCGGACTGTGGGAAGGACTTCATCGATGGGTATCCGCTGCGGGTGCACCAACGGGGCGGCTGTAAGGACAAGCTGTGA
- the LOC120903459 gene encoding ubiquitin carboxyl-terminal hydrolase 14, whose translation MPSFTVNVKWGKESFKNIEVNTDEEPMLFKAQLFALTGVQPDRQKVLCKGISLKDEEWNMPIKNGATLLLLGTKEEVPQEPVEKPKFIEDMNENELATAFDTPAGLVNLGNTCYMNATLQCLRSVRELREALKEYKEEAGGASGLAGLASPQAITMSMKNLFEDMERRNDSITPVLFLQRLHIAFPNFSQTGENGTYRQQDANECWSELLKMLQQKLPAQKLAPEQSVKHSSFIDQWFGGTFDVEMKCTEAEDEPASKSKENFLQLSCFISTEVKYMHSGLRLRLKEQLTKMSPSLGRDAVYSKTSLISRLPAYLTVQFVRFQYKGKEGINAKVLKDIKFPIEFDAYELCTPELQEKLTPMRTKFNEIANAEVERTLKGKNKSKAELEKEKPKTVPQPYCFEDDLGSNNSGYYTLQAVLTHQGRSSSSGHYVGWVRHKDDQWIMFNDDHVSPVDQESILKLSGGGDWHCAYVLLYGPKVLELPVESEDKEGGGDQQQSSQQGTGATTGEKMSVD comes from the exons ATGCCTTCATTTACGG tgAACGTGAAATGGGGAAAGGAAAGCTTCAAAAACATTGAGGTCAACACGGACGAGGAGCCGATGCTGTTCAAAGCCCAGCTGTTCGCCCTGACCGGTGTCCAGCCGGACCGACAAAAGGTGCTCTGCAAAGGCATTAGCCTGAAGGATGAGGAGTGGAACATGCCGATCAAGAAT GGcgccacgctgctgctgctcggcacAAAGGAAGAAGTGCCCCAGGAGCCGGTGGAAAAGCCGAAATTCATAGAGGACATGAACGAGAACGAGCTAGCGACGGCC ttcgaTACTCCGGCCGGTTTAGTGAATCTGGGCAACACGTGCTACATGAACGCAACGCTGCAGTGTCTCCGATCGGTGCGCGAGCTGCGCGAAGCGCTGAAGGAATACAAGGAGGAGGCGGGCGGTGCGTCGGGGCTGGCGGGGCTCGCCTCCCCGCAGGCCATTACCATGTCGATGAAGAACCTGTTCGAGGACATGGAGCGCCGGAACGATTCGATCACGCCGGTCCTGTTTCTGCAGCGGTTGCACATCGCGTTCCCGAACTTTTCGCAGACGGGCGAGAACGGCACGTACCGGCAGCAGGACGCGAACGAGTGCTGGTCCGAGCTGCTGAAGATGCTACAGCAGAAGCTGCCGGCCCAGAAGCTTGCCCCCGAGCAGAGCGTGAAGCACAG CTCGTTCATCGATCAATGGTTCGGCGGCACGTTCGACGTGGAGATGAAGTGTACCGAGGCGGAGGATGAGCCGGCGAGCAAATCGAAAGAAAACTTTCTGCAGCTCAGCTGCTTCATTTCCACCGAGGTGAAATACATGCACTCCGGATTGCGATTG AGGCTGAAGGAACAGCTGACGAAAATGTCTCCCTCCCTCGGGCGTGATGCTGTTTATTCGAAAACG TCGCTGATCAGCCGTCTGCCGGCCTACCTGACGGTCCAGTTCGTCCGGTTCCAGTACAAGGGCAAGGAGGGCATCAATGCGAAGGTGCTGAAGGACATCAAGTTCCCGATCGAGTTCGACGCGTACGAGCTGTGCACGCCCGAGCTGCAGGAAAAGCTGACCCCGATGCGCACCAAATTCAACGAGATCGCAAACGCGGAGGTCGAGCGTACGCTCAAGGGCAAGAACAAATCGAAGGCCGAGTTGGAAAAGGAGAAACCCAAGACTGTTCCCCAACCGTACTGCTTCGAGGATG ACCTGGGCAGTAACAACAGTGGATATTACACACTGCAGGCCGTGCTAACGCACCAGGGACGGTCGAGCTCGTCGGGGCATTACGTCGGCTGGGTGAGGCACAAGGACGATCAGTGGATTATGTTCAACGACGATCACGTGTCGCCGGTGGATCAGGAATCGATCCTGAAGTTGTCCGGCGGTGGCGACTGGCACTGCGCCTATGTGCTGCTGTACGGACCGAAGGTGCTGGAGCTGCCGGTGGAGTCGGAAGACAAGGAGGGCGGTGGTGACCAGCAGCAGTCGTCGCAGCAGGGAACGGGCGCCACCACGGGCGAAAAGATGTCGGTTGattaa
- the LOC120903460 gene encoding transcriptional repressor protein YY1 has protein sequence MMSSHHHLHHSHHHQHDNIMSEVEVPDANIVEEVDGSAGFGAEIDYDQYGGVDGHYEEVTCETEDSQGGLMGHHHHHHHHHHHHLGHPGDDDEEILQHEPDIGQAVHEEVLDSSGDALCVYGDINLENEIYIESATTTPGPSSRKRKSLKQSRSGGGGGMMNRIRANDGNVHHHNSGSHHHHGLTAVEQLDVNHKRRRWEQKQVQIKTMEGEFSVTMWASGTDDDDGSNPEIDPDYTEYMTGKKITPDSCDSMPGIDLSDPKQLSEFTRPSHKSKGGSGGIGSVKLSSSASSLLLAASPDGPGMILGGDGGSSGGGGGGGGRSSSDVSDRNIACPHKGCTKMFRDNSAMRKHLHTHGPRVHVCAECGKSFVESSKLKRHQLVHTGEKPFQCTFEGCGKRFSLDFNLRTHVRIHTGDRPYVCPFDGCNKKFAQSTNLKSHILTHAKAKRNSSSGSSGGGGSSSRHQSVAQAAAASSPHHSGAGNTILPPQAFVKMESVEIDNDASQYILYTD, from the coding sequence ATGATGTCCTCCCATCATCATCTGCATCACtcgcaccatcatcagcacgATAACATCATGTCTGAGGTGGAGGTGCCGGACGCGAACATCGTGGAGGAGGTGGACGGCAGTGCCGGGTTCGGGGCGGAGATCGACTACGATCAGTACGGCGGGGTGGACGGCCACTACGAGGAGGTGACGTGCGAGACGGAAGACTCGCAGGGAGGGCTGATGgggcaccatcaccatcaccatcaccatcatcaccatcatctcgGGCACCCGggggacgacgacgaggagatACTGCAGCACGAGCCGGACATTGGGCAGGCGGTGCACGAGGAGGTGCTCGATTCGTCCGGCGATGCGCTGTGCGTGTACGGCGACATCAATCTGGAGAACGAAATCTACATCGAGTCGGCGACGACCACGCCGGGCCCGTCGTCCCGCAAGCGCAAATCGCTCAAGCAGTCgcgcagcggcggcggcggcggcatgATGAACCGCATCCGGGCGAACGATGGCAACGTGCACCATCACAACAGCGGcagccaccatcatcacggGCTGACGGCGGTGGAGCAGCTGGACGTGAATCACAAGCGGCGCCGGTGGGAGCAGAAGCAGGTGCAGATCAAAACGATGGAGGGCGAGTTCAGCGTGACGATGTGGGCGTCCGgcacggacgacgacgacggctcGAACCCGGAGATCGACCCGGACTACACGGAGTACATGACGGGCAAGAAGATCACGCCGGACAGCTGCGACAGCATGCCGGGCATCGATCTGTCCGACCCGAAGCAGCTGAGCGAGTTCACCCGCCCGTCCCACAAATCGAAAGGCGGCAGTGGGGGCATCGGCAGTGTCAAGCTGTCCTCCAGCGCATCCAGCTTGCTGCTGGCGGCGTCCCCGGACGGCCCCGGCATGATACTCGGTGGCGAcggtggcagcagcgggggcggcggcggcggtggcggacGGTCATCCTCGGACGTGTCCGATCGCAACATTGCCTGCCCGCACAAGGGCTGCACGAAGATGTTCCGGGACAACTCGGCGATGCGCAAGCACCTGCACACGCACGGGCCGCGGGTGCACGTGTGCGCCGAGTGCGGCAAGTCGTTCGTGGAGAGCTCGAAGCTGAAGCGCCACCAGCTGGTGCACACGGGCGAGAAACCATTCCAGTGTACGTTCGAGGGCTGCGGCAAGCGGTTCTCGCTCGACTTCAACCTGCGGACGCACGTGCGGATACACACCGGCGACCGGCCGTACGTCTGCCCGTTCGACGGCTGCAACAAGAAGTTCGCCCAGTCGACCAACCTCAAATCTCACATTCTGACGCACGCGAAGGCGaagcgcaacagcagcagtggcagcagcggcggcggggGCAGTAGCAGCCGACACCAGAGCGTGGCACAGGCGGCCGCCGCCTCCTCGCCGCATCATTCGGGCGCGGGCAACACCATCCTGCCGCCGCAAGCCTTCGTCAAGATGGAATCGGTCGAGATTGACAACGATGCGTCGCAGTACATTCTCTACACGGATTAA
- the LOC120903461 gene encoding FK506-binding protein 59 isoform X2 — protein MEEYHDLSGDGGVQKRILQEGTGDERPSKGCSVSLHYTGTLDADGKKFDSSRDRNEPFQFTLGTGSVIKAFDMGVASMRLGERCILRCAPEYAYGSSGSPPNIPPNATLNFELEILGWKGEDLSPKSDGGIQRFIVQSGSSKKRPTAGGLVKVHLVGRHEGRVFEERDVEFCLDEGKEVGVVAGVELALEKFHKEETARLLLKPQYAFGAQGNSELGVPPNATVEYTVTLTDFEALVERSMMSQDEMLAQAKLLREKGTKYLKEEKHELALKLYNRALSYLYDQSKEGEAAKLAIYLNKILCLQKLNSHDEAKVACVEALKMDSKNVKALYRRGMSNLALGDLDRALQDFSAVLEIEPENKAALNQVTICKHKIKAYNDQQKKVFANMFTKFAQSDSK, from the exons ATGGAGGAATACCACGATCTGTCCGGCGACGGGGGCGTCCAGAAGCGCATCCTGCAGGAAGGGACCGGCGACGAGCGCCCGTCGAAGGGCTGCTCCGTCTCGCTGCACTACACCGGCACACTCGACGCGGACGGCAAGAAGTTCGACTCGAGCCGGGACCGGAACGAGCCGTTCCAGTTCACCCTCGGGACCGGCTCGGTCATCAAAGCGTTCGACATGGGCGTCGCGTCGATGCGGCTGGGCGAGCGGTGCATCCTGCGGTGTGCGCCCGAGTACGCGTACGGCAGCTCCGGCAGCCCGCCGAACATTCCGCCGAACGCGACGCTCAACTTCGAGCTGGAAATACTGGGCTGGAAGGGCGAGGACCTTAGCCCCAAGTCGGACGGCGGCATACAGCGGTTCATCGTGCAGTCGGGCAGCAGCAAGAAGCGCCCAACGGCGGGCGGCCTGGTGAAGGTGCACCTGGTCGGCCGGCACGAGGGCCGCGTGTTCGAGGAGCGGGACGTGGAGTTCTGTCTGGACGAGGGCAAGGAGGTGGGCGTGGTGGCGGGCGTCGAGCTGGCGCTGGAGAAGTTCCACAAGGAGGAGACggcccggctgctgctgaagccCCAGTACGCGTTCGGCGCGCAGGGCAACAGCGAGCTGGGCGTACCGCCGAACGCGACCGTCGAGTACACGGTGACGCTGACCGACTTCGAGGCGCTGGTCGAGCGGTCGATGATGTCGCAGGACGAAATGCTGGCCCAGGCCAAGCTGCTGCGCGAGAAGGGCACCAAGTACCTGAAGGAGGAGAAGCACGAGCTCGCCCTGAAGCTGTACAACCGGGCGCTCTCCTACCTGTACGACCAGTCGAAGGAAGGGGAAGCGGCCAAGCTGGCCATCTATCTCAACAAAATTCTGTGCCTCCAGAAGTTAAACTCGCACGACGAAGCGAAAGTTGCG TGCGTCGAAGCCCTCAAGATGGACAGCAAAAACGTGAAGGCGCTGTACAGGCGGGGAATGTCCAATCTGGCACTGGGCGACTTAGACCGAGCGCTGCAAGATTTCTCCGCT GTGTTGGAAATTGAACCGGAAAACAAGGCGGCCCTGAACCAGGTGACCATTTGCAAGCACAAGATCAAGGCCTACAACGATCAGCAGAAGAAGGTGTTTGCCAACATGTTTACAAAGTTTGCGCAGAGTGACTCCAAG TAA